The Sphingobacteriales bacterium nucleotide sequence TAACACATCATGGAGACAAAAAACAGAACAATTAAAAAAGTGGCAGTACTCGGTTCTGGAGTGATGGGTTCTGGTATCGCACTACACCTTGCAGGCATTGGCTGCGAAGTGTTATTGTTAGACATCGTTCCTTTCGACTTAAAAGATGAAGAAAAAGCCAATCCTAAAATGCGTAACAAGATTGTGAATGATGCATTCACTTTCGCTTTAAAATCTAAGCCAGCTCAAGCATATACAGCAGACGTTGCAAAGAGAGTAACACTCGGAAACTTCGACGATGATATGCCTAAAATCAAAGATTGCGATTGGATTATTGAAGTTGTTATCGAAAGATTAGACATTAAAAAACAAGTATTTGAAAAAGTGGACAACTTCAGAAAAAAGGATCACTAGTTACATCAAATACATCAGGAATTCCGATCCATCTAATGTCTGAAGGCAGAAGCGAAGATTTTCAAAAAAACTTCTGTGGAACACACTTCTTCAATCCACCAAGATATTTAAGATTATTGGAAATCATTCCTACACCACAAACAGACCAAAGTGTAGTAGATTTCTTTATGCAATATGGCGATTTAATCTTAGGAAAAGAAACAGTGTTATGTAAAGACACACCAGCATTTATTGCAAATAGAGTAGGTGTTTATACAATGGCAAAAATATTCCAACTTACAGATGAGTTAGGACTAAAAATCGAAGAAACAGATAAATTGACTGGAGCAGCAATTGGTCGTCCAAATACAGGCACATTCAAATTAAGCGATTTAGTAGGTAATGACACAGGAACAAAAGTAATGTTGGGCATTAAAGACAATTGTCCAAATGATGAACAAGCAGCTACATTTACAACACCACCTTACGTAAATTTCTTATTAGAAAATAAATTCTTTGGAAATAAAACTAAAAAAGGATATTACTACAAAGATGAAAATAGAAACTCATTTGCATTAAGATTAGATACTTTGCAATATGAGCCAGTAATCAAACCAAAATTTGCATCATTAGATGCAGCATCAAAAGCAGAAAAATTAGCAGATAAAATAAATGCATTTATAAAAGCTGATGACAAAGGCGCACAATTAGTAAAACGTTCTTTAGCTGGTTTATTTGCTTATGTTTCTAATAGAGTACCAGAAATATCAGATACATTATATGCAATCGATGATGCATTACGTGGTGGCTTTGCATGGCAAATTGGACCATTCGAATATTGGGATATCGTAGGCATAGAAAAAGGTATAGAACTTGCAAAAGCTGATGGACTTACTATCGGAACTTGGGTTACAGATATGATAGCTGCTGGAAATACATCATTTTATAAAACAGAAAATGGCGTAAAAAAATATTACGATCAAGCATCAAAATCATATAAAGCAATTCCAGGTGCTGACGCATTCATCATCTTAGATAATTTAAGAAATAACAAACCAGTATGGAAAAATTCAGGTGGAATCTTACACGACATAGGCGATGATGTTGTTTGTTTAGAATTTACCTCAAAAATGAATTCATTAGGTGGCGATGTATTACAAGCTATCAATAAATCAATAGAAATAGCAGAACAAGGCTACAAAGGATTAGTAATAGGCAACGATGCTACAAACTTCTCAGTAGGTGCAAACCTTATGATGATTGCTATGATGGCACTGGATCAAGAATACGATGAGTTAGATATTGCAATACGTCAGTTCCAAAAAACTACTATGCGTTGTAGATACTCAGGCATTCCAGTTGTTTCTGCACCACATGGTATGACATTAGGTGGCGGATGCGAAGTAACTATGCATTCAGACGCAGTTGTAGCAGCAGCAGAAACATACATGGGCTTAGTAGAAGTTGGTGTTGGTTTAATTCCTGGTGGTGGTGGTACCAAAGAAATGGCATTACGCACCTCAGATTCATTAAAAGCTGGCGATCCAATTCTACCAACATTGCAAGAAAACTTCTTAACTGTAGCAATGGCAAAAACTTCATTCTCTGGTTATGAAACATTTGGACTAAACCTTATGAGAAAAGAAAGAGATAGGGTAGTAGTCAATTCAAAGAGAGTGATTGCAGAAGCAAAAAGACAAGTATTATTTTTGGCAGATCAAGGCTATACACAACCAGCGCCAAGAAATGACATTCAAATATTGGGCAGAACAGGATTAGGAACACTTACAATTGGTGTAGAATCTTTTGTTGCAGGTGGTTATATCTCTGAGCATGATGCCAAAATTGCAAAAAAAGTAGCTTATGTTATGTGTGGTGGTGATCTTTCTGCAGCAAGAGAAGTATCAGAACAATACTTATTAGATTTAGAAAGAGAAGCATTCCTTAGCTTATGTGGCGAAAAGAAAACATTAGAAAGAATTCAACACATGCTACAAACAGGAAAACCATTACGTAACTAGTATAGAAATGAGATTTGAGCTATGAGACATGAGTATAGAAAACTGAAAGTATGGCAGAAATCAATGGATTTATCAGTTTTGATTTATCAAACAACTGGACATTTTCCAAAAGATGAAGCTTATGCATTAGTTAGCCAACTTAAAAGAGCTGTCGTTTCTATACCATCCAATATTGCAGAAGGTTCGGGCAGAAATACAGATAAAGAATTTATACAATTTTTATTTATTGCCTACGGATCTTCTTGCGAATTAGATACTCAAATTGAACTATCAAAGAAGTTAGGATTTATTTCAGACGAAGAATTTAATTCTATATCTTCAGAAATAAATGAAATTCAAAAAATGATTTTTAAACTAAGAGATAAATTATTAAGTAACCTTGAGAAGTGATATCTCATATCTCACTTCTCAAATCTAAAAAATACTCAAAAAAATATGCAAGAAGCTTATATAGTAGCCGGATATCGCTCCGCAATTGGGAAAGCCAAAAAAGGTGGCTTCCGCTTTTATCGTCCTGATGATTTAGCAGCTGATGTTGTAAAACATCTTGTTGCATCAGTTCCAGGATTAGACCAAACACGAATTGATGATTTGATTTGTGGCAATGCCATACCAGAAGCAGAACAAGGTATGCAAATAGGTAGAATGATTGTACTACGTGCAGGTTTGTCTCAAACTATTGGTGGTGTTACAGTCAATCGATATTGTGCTTCAGGTTTAGAAACCATAGCTATGGCAACAGCTAAAATACGTTCAGGTATGGCAGAATGTATCATTGCTGGTGGTGTAGAATCTATGTCATTATTACCAATGACTGGTTGGCGCACAGTATTGAATTATGAGATTGCCAAATCTAATTGGGATTACTATTCATCAATGGGCTTAACAGCAGAAGCAGTAGCCACTCAATACAATGTGACAAGAGAAGAACAAGATATATTTTCTTTCAACTCACACCAAAAAGCAATAAAAGCCATTGAAGAAGGTAGATTCAAAGATGAGATTGTTCCTGTTACAATAGAAGAAATTTTTATAGATGAAAAGAACAAACGTAAATCTAAAAAATACACTATAGATACAGATGAAGGTCCAAGAAAAGATACTACAGTAGAAGGTTTAGGAAAACTAAAGCCAGTATTTGCTGCTAAAGGTTCTGTAACAGCAGGAAACTCATCACAAACATCAGATGGCGCAGCATTTGTACTTGTAATGAGCGAAAGAATGGTTAAAGAATTAAACATAGAACCAATAGCACGTTTAGTAACATCAGCAGTAGTAGGCTGCGAGCCAAGAATTATGGGAATAGGACCAGTAGTAGCAATACCACAAGCTCTAAAACAAGCAGGCATGAAACTAGCTGATATTGAAATGATAGAATTAAATGAAGCATTTGCTGCACAATCTTTAGCAGTTATCAAAACAGCAGGTTTAAATCCAGATATCATCAATCCAAATGGAGGCGCTATTGCATTAGGTCATCCACTTGGCTGTTCTGGAGCAAAACTTACAGTACAATTAATCAATGAAATGCGCCGTCAAAATCAAAAATACGGTATGGTAAGTGCTTGTATTGGTGGCGGACAAGGTATTGCAGGTATCATTGAAAGATTAAAATAGTTCATAGCTTATTGTAAATAATAACAACAATTCTAATCAGATTAAAACGCCAACACCAGTTGGCGTTTTTTATTTAGTGCAAATAAGATTTTCATCATTACACAGCTCCTTTTAATCACAGAATAAATTAGCATCAGAAAAATAGCGTAAAAAAGTTTCGTCATTGCGAACGAAGTGAAGCAATCTTTTAAAGTATAAAACATTCAAACGTCAATAAATGGCTGTCTGTCAACAGTCGACCGTCATGGCATCAGAAAAATAGCGAAAGAAAATAAAAAGAACGTTCAAGTGCCAATCCACGGCTGACTGTCGACCGTCGACTGCCGACCAACACGGCATCAGAAAAATAGCGTTAAGAAAATAAAGAATAAAAAGAAGATTCAAGCGTCAATCAACGGCTGACTGTCGACTGTCGACTGACGACTGCCATGCGTTCAAGCGTCAGCACGTGGCGAAGAAAAATCAAAACGACTGAAATCATAATCTGATATAAGAAATAAAAAAAGCATTAGAAAAATAGCGTTAAGAAAATAAACGTTGAGCGTAAAGAAAGTTTTGCTGTTTGAAGTTCTGCTTTGTAGAAGCAGAACAAGTTTAAAAACTTTTAGCGAAGACGAATATTTTTAGCGTCATTTTTCGTAAGCCTTGATTTTTCTTTGTTACTTTCTTTGTATCAAGACAAAGAAAGTAAATGCACTATTTTATCAAAAAAAGTAAGTATTACACTCTTGTATCAAGACAAAGAAAGTAAATGCACTGTTTTATCAAGAAAAAAATAGCTTTACTGTCATTACCACGAAAGTGGTAATCTCCTAATCACTTAGAAATATGAGATTGCCTTTTTCAAGGCAATGACATTAAACAATTTCAATAAAAATCAATAAAAACTGCCATAATGGCACAAAATTAACGCTTACCCCCACTTCCGAAGTGGGTACCCCACCTATGGAAGTGGGGGTACCACCCAATTTGTCAGTCCACGCAGTTTTTAAGTACCCCAGACCACTTCAAACCTAAGCCAGCTCAGTTCCGAACTCGGCCAGCTCACTTATTAAGTACCCCCAGCCACTTAAAACCTTAGTGACACTCAGTTTTTGTACCCCCTTGGCTAAGTTTTTACCTAAGCCAGCCTAGGTTTTAAGTACCCCAGGCCACTTCAAACCTTAGTGATACCCACTTATTAACTAAGCCAGCTCAGTTTTTAAGTGGGTAAACGCAGTAAAACACGAGTCAGTCCACATAAAAAGTAAAAAGCCCGTCTAAAAAGACAGGCTAGGTAGGCTTTGAGCTAGATTGAGCCACTAAAAAAGTAAGCTAGCTAGGTGTATTATTATTTGTTGAATTGCTTGAGCTAGACTGCGTAGCAAAGCGAGTTTTTAGTGTATCGTACACGCTATCTGCACCAGGAATGCCCGCAGTAGCTGCTGCCGCAAAATTTCTATAAGCAGCCAATGCAGTAACATAAGCCTCAGAGCCAGCCAACATTTTAGTATCGTCTATAAGCTCGTGCAGTTTGGCAATTTCTTGCAAAAGAGGCTCTAATTGCTGAAAAAGTTCTAAGTCTTTTTTCAGTTCTGCGGTGTTAAAATAAGCAGGCAATAGCGTAGGATTATTTTCCATGACGTTGATGGTATCCTCAACAAAAACTTTGTTGTTCACATCAATTTTAGGAATACTTTGTCGCTCTTCGGTAGTCAGTCCTATGAGCATAGGCAAGTTAGATTTAATGGTGTTGATGGCAGTTTTTACTGCCGAAATTTGCGCTGCTGTAAGCGTAGCAGAGAGTTTGTTGTTGGTAATGTTTGACATAATAATAAAATTTTTAAATTAAAAAATAAGCCAGCTTAGGTTTGAAGTACCCCCAGCTATAATAATGACGCAAAAGCAGAAAAATTCCATAAATATTTATGTTAATTATTTGAAGAAAAAGCAAAAAACAACTTGCGCATTTTGGGTATATACAAATGAAATATGGATAAAATATTACGACAGGATATTTAAAATACGCAAAAACATATTTAACATACAATATTGATAATAAGAAGATTATAAGGAAAAAATATTTTTAACAAAAAAATATACGCAACTCCATTTATTGCGTATATTTGTGTGTTAGTGGCAAGCATAGGACGACCGCGACGCAAAGAAAAATACGACAGGAAAATGAAATTAGATATTACGTTTAATGTATACACAGACGCAAACGGTGGCGACCCAGACAGCACAAGTCCGACACTTCGTTCGTATCATAAATTGTTATGGAGTAAACCATTGCCAAACGGACAAACTTTTGAATTAGACAATAAAAAAAGCGGAACGTATTTATATCACAAATCGGAACTTGGCGAGTTCAATTTGGGAAGTGATGCCATAACTCACTCGTACAGAAATCAGACGAGAAAACAATGGTTGATAAAACAAATTCCAAACGAAGTAAACGAACTTTTTGACATTGGTTCGACAATTGGTGCCTACACACTTTTTCCGAAAAATAAAATAGACAACAAGTTTACAATCAATCAAGCTCGTGGAGTAAATAGTTTAATTGACGACCGATTTGACTTGACTTTGGAATGTATCAGACTTTTTTACGAAGGACAACAAAGTCCGCTTTACGACACATTTCTAAGGTATAAAAACTTTTTTTGACCTGTTTCGGAACTTTAAAGGTTACATTGACTTCTTTTTACTAAATGACCTTGTTGACGAGAGTGAAAATATTCGGTTTTACTTGCCATTTGACAACTTTAAAACAAAGCCGACATTTACAGACGTTGACGAATATTTAGTTTATAAGAAAAAAGTAACTGACTTCATAAATGCACGAAATAAGCGAATTGACAACTATGCTAACAAACAGACGACAGAACAGAATGCCAGCCACTAACAGCCGTTTTGCAAAAGCGGGGGTTTCGTGCTTCTATGACAGTGAAGTGCTAAATTCAAGCTTTGTGCATCTAATGAAGTTTAGTGCTAAAAATCCCCGCCTTCGCAAAGCGGCAAAACGTTATGCACAATTTTAGGACGACAGACCACAACAAAAAATGAATTCATTAAATGAATGGTAAGACTATTACAAAAAGACAAAAAATTTCTGCAATTATTATAACACTACCATTTATATGTGCTGTTACTTTATTAATTATTGGACTTTTCACATTAGACGACATTTATCTTGACAAAGGCTTCAGTGTAAATTTTACTGCTATAACGACATTAGCTATTACCCACATAATTTCAATCATAATTCTCAAAAGACTTGACAAAATTGACATAGACTTACCAATATCTAAATTTAAGAAAGCATTTTCAATCATTGGACTTGTAATGCTGACATTTATTTTTAGTTTTTTATTAGAAATGGGTTTACGAATGAACCTCAATTATTGGTTAAAAGGCAATACTGTAGAAAAGATTGAGATGATAGTCATAGATAAGAATATTTCACACGGAAAAGCAACTGATTATTATATCGTCTTTAACTCAAATTATGGTAGATTAAAAAACAAAGTAAGACGAAGAAAATACGAATCATTTTCGATTGGAGAAAAATATAAAGCTTCAGTGAACAAAGGCTATTTTGAAGGATATTTTTTGACAGAACCATTGAATAAAATAAATGACTAATGAGAAAAACTGTGCATAACACGGGTGGCAGTTGCGCAACGCGGTTTTTTTTGTGGTCGTTTTACATAATTTATATATCATATATTATTTGCATTAATATATTATTGCTTTCTTTCTTTTTGTTCTCTGGTATCTGGTGGCGCTTCTTGTAAAAATATAGGTTTCTATTTGCTTTTTAGCCTGTTTCTTGCCTTTTTATTGCTTTTAATAAGGCTTAATGCTTCTATTTTTCGCTTTGGCTTATTAAAGAACAGGTATTTCTGTAAATTATAACTTATTGTCGCCATCAATAACGTATTTGTTTGC carries:
- a CDS encoding four helix bundle protein, which translates into the protein MRHEYRKLKVWQKSMDLSVLIYQTTGHFPKDEAYALVSQLKRAVVSIPSNIAEGSGRNTDKEFIQFLFIAYGSSCELDTQIELSKKLGFISDEEFNSISSEINEIQKMIFKLRDKLLSNLEK
- a CDS encoding acetyl-CoA C-acyltransferase gives rise to the protein MQEAYIVAGYRSAIGKAKKGGFRFYRPDDLAADVVKHLVASVPGLDQTRIDDLICGNAIPEAEQGMQIGRMIVLRAGLSQTIGGVTVNRYCASGLETIAMATAKIRSGMAECIIAGGVESMSLLPMTGWRTVLNYEIAKSNWDYYSSMGLTAEAVATQYNVTREEQDIFSFNSHQKAIKAIEEGRFKDEIVPVTIEEIFIDEKNKRKSKKYTIDTDEGPRKDTTVEGLGKLKPVFAAKGSVTAGNSSQTSDGAAFVLVMSERMVKELNIEPIARLVTSAVVGCEPRIMGIGPVVAIPQALKQAGMKLADIEMIELNEAFAAQSLAVIKTAGLNPDIINPNGGAIALGHPLGCSGAKLTVQLINEMRRQNQKYGMVSACIGGGQGIAGIIERLK